A section of the Campylobacter porcelli genome encodes:
- a CDS encoding type II secretion system protein, translating to MSLELVLTGLGYNVNNSLLEQVKRVLSACDFDEKEIEHIINLHEKIKHLDGFVALSNSEDKFKIKCESQIPQIIDEFNEIVPLWASKYKIIIEKLPNKQTYYIVRRES from the coding sequence ATGAGTTTAGAATTAGTATTAACAGGGCTTGGATACAATGTGAATAATTCGCTTTTAGAGCAGGTTAAAAGGGTCTTATCGGCCTGCGATTTTGATGAGAAAGAGATAGAGCATATCATAAATTTACATGAAAAGATCAAGCATCTTGATGGATTTGTGGCTTTATCAAATAGCGAAGATAAATTTAAAATCAAATGCGAAAGCCAAATACCGCAAATAATAGATGAATTTAATGAAATTGTGCCATTATGGGCTAGTAAATATAAAATTATAATAGAAAAATTACCAAATAAACAAACCTATTATATAGTAAGGAGAGAGAGTTGA
- the prfB gene encoding peptide chain release factor 2 has protein sequence MDNYEYSELLKGLKIKIDNIAKVINPEFIQTRLKEIEYLEQDPSFWSNVQMSSQIGKEKTKLNSMLSKFKNAQNALNDAVELFDLANLENDIDTINSLFEDSENLEEVITNLEVSMMLSGEDDSKNAIISIHPGAGGTESNDWASMLYRMYLRFCEREGFKVETLDFQEGDEAGLKDVSFIVKGENAYGYLKAENGIHRLVRTSPFDSAGRRHTSFSSVMVSPEVDDDIEIEIEDKDLRLDYYRASGAGGQHVNKTESAVRITHIPTGIVVQCQNDRSQHKNKATAMKMLKSRLYELELDRQRAASDSVEKSQMGWGHQIRSYVLFPYKQVKDNRSNIAYSQADAVLDGDIKKIIEAVLISQKSNNQE, from the coding sequence TTGGATAATTATGAATATAGCGAACTTTTAAAGGGTTTAAAAATCAAAATTGACAATATTGCTAAGGTTATAAATCCAGAATTTATACAAACTAGGCTTAAAGAGATTGAATATCTAGAGCAAGACCCTAGCTTTTGGTCTAATGTGCAAATGAGTAGCCAAATAGGAAAAGAAAAAACCAAGCTAAACTCTATGCTAAGCAAATTTAAAAACGCTCAAAATGCCCTAAATGACGCTGTGGAGCTATTTGATTTAGCAAATTTAGAAAATGATATTGATACTATAAATTCGCTATTTGAAGATTCAGAGAATTTAGAAGAGGTCATTACAAATTTAGAGGTCTCTATGATGCTTAGCGGTGAAGATGATAGCAAAAACGCCATTATTAGCATTCATCCAGGAGCTGGTGGGACTGAGAGTAATGACTGGGCGAGTATGCTTTATAGAATGTATCTAAGATTTTGCGAAAGAGAGGGGTTTAAAGTTGAGACTTTAGACTTCCAAGAGGGCGATGAAGCTGGATTAAAAGATGTAAGCTTTATTGTAAAAGGTGAGAATGCTTATGGATACTTAAAGGCTGAAAATGGCATTCATCGCCTTGTTAGAACTAGTCCATTTGATAGTGCTGGTAGGCGTCATACGAGCTTTTCAAGCGTGATGGTAAGCCCTGAAGTTGATGATGATATTGAGATAGAGATAGAAGATAAGGATTTAAGATTAGATTATTACAGAGCTAGTGGGGCAGGCGGACAACATGTAAATAAAACTGAGAGTGCAGTAAGGATAACTCACATACCAACAGGCATTGTAGTGCAGTGTCAAAATGACAGAAGTCAGCATAAAAACAAAGCCACAGCAATGAAAATGCTAAAATCAAGATTATATGAGCTAGAATTAGACAGACAAAGAGCCGCTAGCGACTCAGTAGAAAAGAGCCAAATGGGTTGGGGGCATCAAATTCGCTCATATGTCTTATTCCCATATAAACAAGTAAAGGATAATAGAAGCAATATCGCATACTCACAAGCTGATGCTGTGCTAGATGGGGATATTAAAAAGATTATAGAAGCGGTTTTAATCAGTCAAAAATCAAATAATCAGGAGTGA
- the panC gene encoding pantoate--beta-alanine ligase has product MQILKTIQELRDFRAKCSGDVGFVATMGALHAGHAQLIKSSVSQNNHTIVSIFVNPTQFLPGEDLSRYPRTPEADIKICQLCQADAVFMPEVDEIYNQNEIKILAPKELSNTLEGVTRPGHFDGVCTILTKFFNIINPTNAYFGKKDAQQLIIIENMVKSLFMNVNIVPIDIVRSSDGLALSSRNSYLNDDELAQALKISRSLMKASNLIKAGELSSIEIKKAMSSILEPLRVDYIAIVDKNLNPVDKIELGNSIILVAVYVKNTRLIDNLWV; this is encoded by the coding sequence ATGCAGATATTAAAAACCATACAAGAGCTACGAGATTTTCGTGCTAAATGCAGTGGCGATGTAGGCTTTGTAGCGACGATGGGGGCTTTACACGCAGGTCATGCCCAACTAATCAAATCCTCTGTATCACAAAATAATCATACAATAGTAAGCATTTTTGTCAATCCAACGCAATTTTTACCAGGAGAAGACCTAAGCCGATACCCAAGAACGCCTGAGGCTGATATTAAAATTTGCCAGTTGTGTCAAGCTGATGCGGTATTTATGCCTGAAGTTGATGAAATTTATAATCAAAATGAGATTAAAATTCTAGCACCTAAGGAGCTATCTAACACTCTAGAAGGCGTTACTAGACCGGGGCATTTTGATGGGGTTTGTACTATTTTAACTAAATTTTTTAACATTATAAATCCTACAAATGCCTATTTTGGTAAAAAGGACGCTCAGCAGCTTATAATCATTGAAAATATGGTAAAATCGCTATTTATGAATGTCAATATAGTGCCAATTGATATAGTAAGATCTAGCGATGGACTAGCTCTATCAAGCCGAAATTCATATCTAAATGATGATGAGCTAGCTCAAGCTCTTAAAATTTCAAGGTCGCTAATGAAAGCTAGTAATCTTATAAAAGCTGGCGAGCTAAGCTCAATAGAGATCAAAAAAGCGATGAGTAGTATCTTAGAGCCTTTAAGGGTTGATTATATAGCCATTGTGGATAAGAATTTAAATCCGGTTGATAAAATCGAGCTTGGCAATAGCATTATTTTAGTCGCTGTGTATGTCAAAAATACGCGTTTAATTGATAATTTGTGGGTGTAA
- the rimO gene encoding 30S ribosomal protein S12 methylthiotransferase RimO yields MANLYLVSLGCNKNLVDSEIMLGRLGAYDIVDDPSIADVMIVNTCGFIEDAKSESISAILELASFKKPNSVLVVTGCLMQRYRDELMRELPEVDIFTGVGDYDKIDEIILKKQNLFSPDTYLQPKNTKRVITGSSYHAYIKISEGCNQKCSFCAIPSFKGKLKSRDIDSIVDEIKELVSVGYRDFSFIAQDSSSFLRDCGKSDGLISLIDAVEKIDGVDVARILYLYPTSTNAKLIQKIIDSKVFANYFDMPIQHINDEMLKIMRRGANKDKIIQLLKMMRDAPNSFLRTGIIIGHPGEKYSYFDELCEFLREFKFDRISAFAYSKEEDTLAYDMEQIEPKIITQRLNKIEKIIKSTIDESFKSLVGKSIKAQINGVSSEGEMFYGAKAVVWDRDIDGEILINDSQIQNPKVGQIYDCQITKYAKDKLIGQIVCN; encoded by the coding sequence GTGGCAAATTTATATTTAGTTTCACTTGGATGTAATAAAAATCTAGTCGATAGCGAGATTATGCTTGGTAGGCTTGGTGCGTATGATATAGTAGATGATCCATCAATTGCTGATGTGATGATAGTAAATACCTGTGGATTTATAGAAGATGCAAAGAGCGAGAGCATAAGTGCGATTTTAGAATTAGCTAGTTTTAAAAAGCCAAATTCAGTCCTAGTAGTCACAGGGTGCTTAATGCAAAGATACCGTGATGAGCTTATGCGAGAGCTTCCTGAGGTTGATATATTTACTGGTGTTGGGGATTATGATAAGATCGATGAGATAATCCTTAAAAAGCAAAATTTATTTAGCCCAGATACATATTTACAACCTAAAAATACCAAAAGAGTGATTACTGGCTCAAGCTACCACGCCTATATCAAAATCTCTGAAGGGTGTAATCAAAAATGTAGCTTTTGCGCTATTCCAAGCTTTAAAGGTAAATTAAAAAGCAGAGATATAGATAGCATAGTAGATGAGATTAAAGAGTTAGTAAGCGTAGGCTATAGGGATTTTAGCTTTATCGCTCAAGATAGTAGCTCATTTTTGCGTGATTGTGGCAAGAGCGATGGCTTAATCTCTTTAATTGACGCAGTTGAAAAGATAGATGGCGTAGATGTCGCTAGAATTTTATACCTATACCCTACTAGTACCAATGCAAAATTGATACAAAAAATTATAGATTCAAAGGTATTTGCTAATTACTTTGATATGCCTATTCAGCATATAAATGATGAGATGCTAAAGATAATGCGAAGGGGAGCTAATAAAGATAAGATTATCCAACTTTTAAAGATGATGAGAGATGCGCCAAATAGCTTTTTACGAACGGGGATTATAATAGGTCATCCAGGCGAAAAATATAGCTATTTTGATGAGCTTTGTGAATTTTTGCGTGAGTTTAAATTTGATAGAATTAGTGCTTTTGCATACTCTAAAGAAGAGGATACTCTAGCTTACGATATGGAACAAATAGAGCCAAAAATCATCACTCAAAGACTAAATAAGATTGAAAAAATCATAAAATCTACAATTGATGAGAGCTTTAAAAGCTTAGTTGGAAAGTCTATTAAAGCTCAAATTAATGGCGTTAGTAGCGAAGGGGAGATGTTTTATGGTGCTAAGGCTGTGGTTTGGGATAGGGATATTGATGGGGAAATTCTAATAAATGATAGCCAAATCCAAAATCCTAAAGTTGGGCAAATTTATGATTGTCAAATCACCAAATACGCCAAAGATAAATTGATTGGGCAGATTGTTTGCAACTAA
- the tilS gene encoding tRNA lysidine(34) synthetase TilS, whose product MQLKLDYLKNKKSLLAFSHGVDSTALFYLLNSAGVSFDCAMVNYQTRPSSLAEEISARELCKKFNKKIFIHKANLNLSNSNFEKIARDIRYEFFDKIMCEYDYDALILAHQLNDALEWLLMQLSKGSGAVGLAGMMPRSKKRIKFQNITKNIEIFRPLLGVSKDEILKYLQSQNIEYFVDLSNQDIKFKRNRIRAEFSDKFISQFASGVKRSFELLRGDAIILLGEFEYEDGELFIVKKLPNSINLIDQACKKLGVLMSQKTRELCVQNDCVVSHKVTITSNQSYYFIAPYIKTKMDKNIKDKFRILKIPALLRPYLSLNSHKLNALDKFLS is encoded by the coding sequence TTGCAACTAAAGCTTGACTATCTAAAAAACAAAAAATCCCTACTAGCATTCTCGCACGGAGTAGATAGCACGGCACTTTTTTATCTTTTAAATAGTGCTGGGGTGAGCTTTGATTGTGCTATGGTAAATTACCAAACTCGCCCAAGCTCCTTAGCAGAGGAGATAAGTGCAAGGGAGCTTTGTAAAAAATTTAACAAAAAAATATTTATCCATAAAGCCAATTTAAATCTATCTAACTCAAATTTTGAAAAAATTGCTCGAGATATTAGATATGAGTTTTTTGATAAGATTATGTGTGAGTATGATTATGACGCACTTATTTTAGCTCATCAGCTAAATGACGCACTAGAGTGGCTACTAATGCAACTAAGCAAAGGTAGTGGCGCTGTGGGACTAGCTGGAATGATGCCTAGAAGCAAAAAAAGGATTAAATTTCAAAATATAACTAAAAATATAGAGATATTTCGCCCACTTCTAGGAGTGAGTAAAGATGAAATTTTAAAGTATTTACAAAGTCAAAATATAGAGTATTTCGTTGATTTATCCAATCAAGATATTAAATTTAAACGCAATAGGATTAGAGCGGAATTTAGCGATAAATTTATATCGCAATTTGCTAGTGGAGTAAAGAGAAGCTTTGAGCTTTTAAGGGGTGATGCGATCATCTTACTAGGAGAGTTTGAGTATGAAGATGGGGAGCTTTTTATCGTTAAAAAACTGCCAAATTCAATAAATCTAATAGACCAAGCCTGTAAAAAGCTAGGAGTTTTGATGAGTCAAAAAACAAGAGAGCTGTGTGTTCAAAATGATTGCGTAGTCTCGCATAAAGTTACCATCACATCAAATCAAAGCTACTACTTCATCGCTCCATACATTAAAACCAAAATGGATAAGAATATCAAGGATAAATTTAGAATTCTTAAAATACCAGCCCTACTTCGCCCGTATCTATCGCTAAATTCGCATAAACTCAACGCTCTTGATAAATTTTTATCATAA
- a CDS encoding DUF374 domain-containing protein — protein sequence MPFIFSKCWQGRKANVIISDHKDGQIISDIISHFGIGSIRGSSSKGALKAFLSAIKSINNGVDVAITPDGPRGPRHSISDGSVTISQKTGANIVILSYTATRFWQFNSWDKMILPKPFSKITYYVSREFNLEGLDMQEAKALIARKFDEVDGII from the coding sequence ATGCCATTTATATTTAGCAAGTGTTGGCAAGGTAGAAAAGCAAATGTGATAATATCAGATCACAAAGATGGTCAAATAATATCTGATATTATCTCTCATTTTGGCATTGGCTCTATTAGAGGAAGTTCATCAAAGGGTGCTTTAAAGGCATTTTTATCTGCTATAAAATCAATAAATAATGGAGTAGATGTAGCCATAACTCCAGATGGTCCAAGGGGTCCAAGGCATAGTATTAGCGATGGTTCAGTTACAATATCACAAAAAACTGGGGCAAATATAGTTATTTTAAGCTATACAGCTACTAGATTTTGGCAGTTTAATAGCTGGGATAAGATGATTTTGCCAAAGCCTTTTAGCAAAATAACCTATTATGTAAGTAGGGAATTTAACCTTGAAGGATTAGATATGCAAGAGGCTAAAGCTTTGATAGCAAGAAAATTTGATGAGGTGGATGGTATAATCTAA
- the miaB gene encoding tRNA (N6-isopentenyl adenosine(37)-C2)-methylthiotransferase MiaB, whose translation MSAEFNKKKLFIETLGCAMNVRDSEHIIAELSDEYEATSKIDEADLILINTCSVREKPVHKLFSEVGGFEKVKKPGAKIGVCGCTASHLGSDVFKRAPYVDFVLGARNVSKIKTAVKTPKFVSVDINHDESQYAFGEFRTSPYKSFVNIMIGCDKKCTYCIVPHTRGDELSIPKDIILNEIKKAANNGAKEIFLLGQNVNNYGKRFSNSNGQKIDFSDLLNMISQIDGVERIRFTSPHPLHMDDKFLNEFSSNSKICKSMHMPLQSGSSAILKAMKRGYTKEWFLDRANKLRSLCPSVSISTDIIVGFPGESEADFEDTMDVLEKVRFEQVFSFKYSARPLTPAATMPNQIDDAIAGARLTRLQNRHNEILDEIVATKMGEIYRVYFEELRADGMIAGRTDNNFLVQIKGSEELLGKFAKVQITQPRRMVLNGQIV comes from the coding sequence TTGAGTGCTGAATTTAACAAAAAAAAGCTCTTTATAGAGACTTTAGGATGCGCTATGAATGTCCGTGATAGCGAGCATATCATAGCTGAACTTAGTGATGAGTATGAGGCTACTAGTAAAATTGATGAAGCGGATTTGATACTTATAAATACTTGCTCAGTGCGTGAAAAGCCAGTCCATAAGCTTTTTAGCGAGGTTGGTGGATTTGAGAAGGTCAAAAAGCCAGGGGCTAAAATTGGGGTATGTGGATGTACGGCTAGTCATTTAGGATCAGATGTATTTAAGCGTGCGCCGTATGTGGATTTTGTCCTTGGTGCTAGAAATGTATCAAAGATTAAAACCGCGGTTAAAACGCCTAAATTTGTAAGTGTGGATATAAATCATGATGAGAGCCAGTATGCATTTGGCGAGTTTCGCACCAGTCCATATAAGAGCTTTGTAAATATCATGATAGGGTGCGACAAGAAATGCACCTACTGCATTGTCCCACACACTAGGGGCGATGAGCTAAGCATTCCAAAAGATATAATTTTAAATGAGATTAAAAAAGCCGCTAATAATGGAGCTAAAGAGATATTTTTGCTCGGGCAAAATGTCAATAACTATGGCAAAAGATTTAGCAATTCTAATGGCCAAAAGATAGATTTTAGTGATCTTTTAAATATGATTAGCCAGATTGATGGCGTGGAGAGAATTCGCTTTACTAGTCCGCATCCACTTCATATGGATGATAAATTTTTAAATGAATTTAGCTCAAATTCTAAAATTTGTAAATCCATGCATATGCCTTTACAAAGCGGAAGTAGTGCGATCTTAAAGGCTATGAAGCGTGGATATACTAAAGAGTGGTTTTTAGATAGGGCAAACAAGCTTAGATCGCTCTGTCCTAGCGTGAGTATATCTACTGATATTATAGTTGGATTTCCTGGTGAGAGTGAAGCTGATTTTGAAGATACGATGGATGTTTTAGAAAAAGTTAGATTTGAGCAAGTTTTTTCGTTTAAATACTCGGCCCGCCCGCTAACTCCAGCAGCAACTATGCCAAATCAGATTGATGATGCTATAGCCGGTGCTAGACTTACTAGATTACAAAATAGACATAATGAAATTTTAGATGAGATTGTAGCTACCAAGATGGGTGAAATATATAGGGTATATTTCGAAGAGCTTAGGGCTGATGGGATGATAGCGGGTCGCACGGATAATAACTTTTTAGTCCAAATTAAAGGTAGCGAGGAGCTACTAGGCAAATTTGCTAAAGTTCAGATCACTCAGCCAAGACGAATGGTATTAAATGGGCAGATTGTTTAA
- a CDS encoding HP0268 family nuclease, translating into MELKLARAELDAKPKTISLEKIESAALKDGGKIFYFDRDNSHKQLIALVEYFENKGLSVYHRTVKYGLDENDYMYEVHIL; encoded by the coding sequence ATGGAGTTAAAACTAGCTAGGGCTGAATTGGACGCAAAACCAAAAACAATTAGCTTAGAAAAGATCGAAAGCGCTGCATTAAAAGATGGTGGAAAGATATTTTACTTTGATCGTGATAACTCACATAAGCAACTTATTGCTTTAGTTGAATATTTCGAAAATAAGGGTTTGAGCGTATATCATCGCACCGTTAAATATGGCTTAGATGAGAATGATTATATGTATGAGGTGCATATACTTTGA
- the nusA gene encoding transcription termination factor NusA, giving the protein MEKISDIIESIAHEKNLSIEDVKARILKAFESAAKKLYGTQCEYEATINPTTKNIVLYQKILVVEDDDKRLDDEHFISLAKAHEFDKSLEIGDSLNYEINIEDLGRSAAGVLGREIEYHIQRLIEEKIFEKYNAKVGSLVFGSVTRVDNDENTFIEIDEIRAVMSMKNRIKDEKFKVGDVVKCVIKSVKLDKKDGIKVELSRTSPKFLEALLKAEVPEIKDGGVIIQNSARIPGKKAKIALYSTTPNIDAVGATVGVKGVRINAVSNELNGENIDAIEYSNEPAIFVARALAPAIVSSVKIDGEKAIVSLVPEQKSKAIGASGINIRLASMLTKYEIELQELSATSQSNQINNEEGLKNLKALFGDL; this is encoded by the coding sequence ATGGAGAAAATATCAGATATAATCGAGTCAATCGCTCATGAGAAAAATTTAAGCATCGAAGATGTGAAAGCTAGAATTTTAAAGGCTTTCGAATCAGCTGCTAAGAAGCTATATGGCACCCAGTGTGAGTATGAAGCAACGATAAATCCAACTACTAAAAATATAGTTTTATACCAAAAAATTTTAGTTGTAGAAGATGATGATAAGCGTTTAGATGATGAGCATTTTATAAGTCTTGCTAAGGCTCATGAGTTTGATAAGAGCCTTGAGATAGGAGATAGCTTAAATTATGAGATAAATATTGAGGATTTAGGTCGCAGTGCGGCTGGGGTATTGGGGCGTGAGATAGAGTATCACATTCAACGCCTTATAGAGGAGAAAATTTTTGAAAAATACAATGCCAAGGTCGGCTCACTTGTCTTTGGCTCTGTTACAAGGGTTGATAATGATGAAAATACCTTTATAGAGATTGATGAGATTAGAGCTGTGATGAGTATGAAAAATCGCATTAAAGATGAGAAATTTAAAGTAGGCGATGTGGTAAAATGCGTTATAAAAAGCGTAAAATTGGATAAAAAAGATGGCATTAAAGTCGAGCTATCTCGCACCTCACCTAAATTTCTTGAAGCACTCTTAAAAGCTGAAGTCCCTGAGATAAAAGATGGCGGAGTAATCATTCAAAATAGTGCTAGAATTCCAGGCAAAAAAGCTAAAATCGCCCTATACTCAACCACTCCAAATATCGATGCAGTCGGTGCCACAGTAGGGGTAAAGGGCGTAAGGATTAATGCTGTTAGCAATGAGTTAAATGGCGAAAATATCGATGCAATTGAGTATAGCAATGAGCCAGCCATCTTCGTAGCTCGTGCATTAGCTCCAGCCATAGTAAGCTCTGTGAAAATAGATGGAGAAAAGGCCATTGTCTCTTTAGTGCCAGAGCAAAAATCAAAAGCAATTGGTGCTAGTGGTATAAATATTAGACTAGCAAGCATGCTAACAAAATATGAGATTGAATTACAAGAGTTAAGCGCTACAAGCCAATCAAATCAGATAAATAACGAAGAGGGATTAAAAAATCTAAAAGCCCTATTTGGAGATCTTTGA
- the uvrA gene encoding excinuclease ABC subunit UvrA, producing the protein MSEIIKIRGAKEHNLKNINLDIPKNKLVVFTGLSGSGKSTLAFDTLYAEGQRRYIESLSSYARQFLDRVAKPDVDHIDGLTPAIAIDQKSTSKNPRSTVGTITEIYDYLRLLYARIGIQHCPKCNQVVSKMSANDIIEQILKLPQGAKITILSPIVREKKGSFADTLESLANKGFIRAMIDGVMVRLDEDIELSKTKKHTIKAIIDRVVVNSDNASRIADDVQKALHESFGELEIEIANANELGIDNSHIHFSEHNACFDCKISFNTLEPLSFSFNSPKGACPSCDGLGIRFSLDLNKIIDDSLSIEDGAIKVMYGFNKSYYYKFLIAFCEQNGINIKTPYSQLDDDAKRLILYGNAKGIEFLWKRHRINKHFEGVLKVAYEILKDDKDFGEYMIEKVCESCGGDRLCSDSLAVRVASKSIGDIINMSIEDATKFFSDKDKFEYLNSQQTLIATPILKEINERLFFLYDVGLGYISLGRDARTISGGEAQRIRIASQIGSGLSGVMYVLDEPSIGLHERDTLKLIKTLRNLQEKGNTVIVVEHDKKTIEAADYIVDIGPGAGVYGGEVVFKGTYKELLNSKTQTAQYLNGKKEINYYQGRKQKKWLNLSGITINNISNLSVKFPLSNLVGVTGVSGSGKSSLVLKALLPAAEIELNRARKFQTLKGAKIEGLEQLDKVIYLDQSPIGRTPRSNPATYTGVMDEIRALFAATKEAQIRGYKIGRFSFNVKGGRCEKCSGEGEIKVEMHFLPDISVVCDACKGTRYNSQTLEVRYKGKNISEVLSMSADDALEFFAKVPKIHSKLKTICSVGLGYLTLGQPATTLSGGEAQRIKLAKELSRTDTGSTLYILDEPTTGLHFSDVDRLTGVLHHLVELGNSVVVIEHNLDVIKNCDYIIDMGPEGGAGGGKVVAKGSPVELAKGYKKSRSHTGKFLALEFGME; encoded by the coding sequence ATGAGTGAGATTATTAAAATTCGAGGTGCTAAAGAGCATAATCTAAAAAATATTAATTTAGATATTCCAAAGAATAAATTAGTTGTATTTACAGGTCTTAGCGGTAGTGGTAAGAGCACTTTGGCTTTTGATACTTTATATGCTGAAGGGCAAAGAAGATATATAGAATCGCTCTCAAGCTATGCTAGGCAATTTCTTGATAGGGTAGCAAAGCCTGATGTAGATCATATCGATGGGCTTACTCCAGCTATTGCAATTGACCAAAAAAGCACTAGTAAAAATCCACGCTCCACAGTGGGGACGATAACTGAAATTTATGATTATTTAAGATTATTATATGCTAGGATTGGTATTCAGCACTGCCCAAAATGCAATCAAGTAGTATCTAAAATGAGTGCAAATGATATAATAGAGCAAATTTTAAAACTCCCACAAGGTGCTAAAATCACGATTTTATCCCCAATTGTAAGAGAGAAAAAAGGTAGCTTTGCTGATACATTAGAGAGCCTAGCAAATAAGGGTTTTATAAGAGCGATGATAGATGGCGTGATGGTGCGTTTAGATGAAGATATAGAGCTATCAAAGACCAAAAAGCACACCATAAAAGCCATTATAGATAGGGTTGTAGTAAATAGTGATAATGCCTCTAGAATCGCTGATGATGTCCAAAAGGCTCTTCATGAGAGTTTTGGTGAGCTTGAGATTGAGATAGCAAATGCCAATGAGCTTGGTATAGATAATTCACATATACACTTTAGCGAACATAATGCTTGTTTTGATTGTAAAATTAGTTTTAATACCCTTGAGCCACTTAGCTTTAGCTTTAACTCTCCTAAGGGCGCTTGTCCTAGCTGCGATGGGCTTGGAATTCGCTTTAGCTTGGATTTAAATAAGATAATTGATGATAGCTTAAGCATTGAAGATGGAGCTATAAAGGTTATGTATGGCTTTAATAAGAGTTATTATTATAAATTTTTAATCGCATTTTGCGAACAAAATGGTATTAATATCAAAACTCCATACTCACAGCTTGATGATGATGCTAAAAGGCTTATACTATATGGCAATGCTAAGGGGATTGAGTTTTTATGGAAGCGACATAGGATTAATAAGCATTTTGAAGGGGTTTTAAAAGTCGCATATGAAATTTTAAAAGATGATAAAGATTTTGGCGAGTATATGATTGAGAAGGTTTGTGAGAGTTGCGGGGGCGATAGATTGTGTAGCGATAGCTTAGCTGTTAGAGTAGCCTCTAAATCAATTGGTGATATTATTAATATGAGTATAGAAGATGCTACTAAATTCTTTAGCGATAAAGATAAATTTGAATATTTAAATAGCCAACAAACCTTAATCGCAACGCCGATTTTAAAAGAGATTAATGAGAGATTATTTTTCTTATATGATGTAGGGCTTGGATATATTAGCCTTGGTAGGGATGCTAGGACTATTAGCGGTGGAGAAGCTCAACGCATAAGGATTGCTAGTCAGATAGGGAGTGGATTAAGCGGGGTAATGTATGTGCTAGATGAGCCAAGCATTGGATTACATGAAAGGGATACTCTAAAGCTTATTAAAACCTTAAGAAATTTACAAGAAAAGGGCAATACCGTAATTGTCGTAGAGCATGATAAAAAGACCATTGAAGCAGCTGATTATATAGTAGATATTGGTCCTGGGGCTGGGGTTTATGGCGGTGAAGTGGTATTTAAAGGCACATATAAGGAGCTATTAAATTCCAAAACCCAAACAGCACAATATCTAAATGGTAAAAAAGAGATTAACTACTATCAAGGCAGAAAGCAAAAAAAATGGCTAAATTTAAGCGGTATAACAATAAATAATATCTCAAATTTAAGCGTTAAATTCCCACTTAGCAATCTTGTAGGCGTTACTGGTGTAAGTGGAAGTGGTAAAAGCTCATTAGTGCTTAAAGCGCTACTTCCAGCAGCTGAAATAGAGCTAAATAGAGCTAGAAAATTCCAAACACTAAAAGGGGCAAAGATAGAAGGATTAGAGCAGTTAGATAAGGTTATATACCTAGATCAAAGCCCAATAGGTAGAACCCCACGCTCAAATCCAGCTACTTATACAGGGGTAATGGATGAGATAAGAGCTCTATTTGCCGCAACTAAAGAGGCTCAAATAAGAGGGTATAAAATCGGACGCTTTAGCTTTAATGTCAAAGGCGGTAGATGCGAAAAGTGTAGCGGAGAAGGGGAGATAAAGGTTGAAATGCACTTTTTGCCTGATATTAGCGTGGTTTGTGATGCGTGTAAGGGAACTCGCTATAATTCTCAAACTCTAGAGGTAAGATATAAAGGCAAGAATATATCTGAAGTATTATCGATGAGCGCTGATGATGCTTTGGAATTTTTTGCTAAGGTGCCTAAAATTCACTCTAAGCTTAAAACTATTTGCTCAGTTGGTCTTGGCTATCTTACGCTAGGGCAGCCAGCTACTACGCTAAGTGGTGGGGAAGCTCAACGCATCAAACTAGCCAAAGAGCTTAGTCGCACTGATACTGGCTCTACGCTTTATATCTTAGATGAGCCTACAACTGGATTGCATTTTAGCGATGTAGATAGGCTAACTGGCGTATTACACCATCTGGTGGAGCTAGGAAATTCAGTCGTGGTAATAGAGCATAATTTAGATGTGATTAAAAATTGCGATTATATCATAGATATGGGGCCAGAAGGTGGAGCAGGTGGTGGAAAAGTAGTCGCCAAAGGTAGCCCAGTAGAACTAGCTAAAGGCTATAAAAAAAGCAGATCGCATACAGGAAAATTTCTAGCTTTAGAGTTTGGTATGGAGTGA